CCACCGTATTGATCATGGCGATCTCGTCTGACAAACGATAGACTGCGGCATCGTCTGCGGTTTCAATACCAACCAGCAGATTCGGATCATTCGGTTTGGGCAGTCCTTCAAGCGCGTCCGACAGAGCCGTCGGACCGATTTTTGCCGCTCACCCGCAGGTGCGGGAAAGCCCGGTAAGGGTCTTTTTCTTAAATATGGCCATTGTATGGTTTCCTCCTGCCTATAAGGTTATCGTCTCTCTATCCATCATTTCGCCGGCAATGGTTGGGATATGAACAATTTTAACACCCTCCACAAGATCATCTTCTGTGATGTTATATGTTTTAGCACAGGCACCGCATAAAAACAAAGGCACCTTTTCCTCCAATAAGGTCGGGAAAAGATCCCGCACCGGCGCGAAATTCTTTCCTTCAATGGTCTCCACCACCCCCTTTTTGGCGAGCATTGCCCCTTCAAAAATGAAGAATATGACCAGGTCAGCCTCCTCGCTCAACAGCGATACCGCCATGGCAATGGCGGCATTGGCACGATCATGGTCATCTGTTGAATGGGTGATAATCAGTACAAATTTCTTGCCCATGCCTGTCTCCTTATTAAAAAACAAGATTCATATCCGCCAACATGACAATATCGGTGTAATAGGTTTCCGGGTCAGCAAGAACGACACCTTCGACAAAGTCGTCATCCCTGAATTCAAAAACATTCTTGTTGAGTGGGCATGCCAGGAGGCGCGCGCCCTCCATGTGCAGCATGAGCAGCATGTCCTCCGGCATGGGAAGATTCATCTGCTCCATGCGCGCCATGACCTTTTGCTGCTCTGCCTCCGGCTGGTCAGGGAGGCATTTGAGCTCCTTTATCTTTTCCTTATGTACAGCGTTGATCCCCCGGGAACCGAAGAACACCGTCACCTCAGCCCCGGCCCGCTGCAGGCTCAGGGCGGTCATCAGGCCGTTGAACACCTGACAGAGTTCATCATGAAAAATCATGATCGATGCTTTTTTGTGAACAGTCATGACGCCACCTCCTTGATTTTTCCAACTTTTAACATGATCAACCAAAAATCCGCCTGATCATGCCTTTCTTCTGAGGGGCAGGCAATCCCAACTGCTTACAAATTGCCGCTTCAACTTCATGATCATCAACATCTTTTCCCTCTGTGACGATCTCATTCCCAACCATGATCGCCGGAGCAACCGGCAAATCAAAGGCAAAATATTCATCGGTGAGATATTCCCCTTTTGGCCTGGAGGTCACTTCTATTTCAACGTCATACTTTTCGCCCAACCTGGGCATCATTTTCTGGAAGTGCTTTCACGGGCCGCCATTAGGCTCATTCATGAAAAAATGTACTTTCAGCATATCGATTCCTGTTTCCGCAATTTTATGTATTTTTTAGTAAAAAATCATCCAGCGCTGCACTGATCGTGAGCTTTCCTTGTTCCCGCAGCCGTGTCAGTGAATTTTCTTTTCACGTTTCAACTTAGCAAGCAGAAAATTAGCTCCACTCTTGGAAAGACCTAATTTTTCGACGATTTCCAGGACGCCGGCACCAGGATTATTATGGAGAAAACCAATAACTTCTTCCTCCATTTCATCAAGCCAGCTGTCAAACAAGATCAGGATATCAGGATGGGCGACAGCCTGCAGTTGTCTCGATTGGGCAACCTTATCAACCAGGGTTTGGCACATTTTTGTTGGATCGACACCTTCGTCCATGCATTCCGCCAGTCAGAGATTGACCATACTGGCTGTCTTGTCTGAACCGCTCCGGTCAATGAGACCCATTACAAAATCCACCCGCGCCCGATCATCAAGATGGGAAAGATTTTTTCTGATAATCGGCGCTAATTGTTCCAGAACATCAGATGGTTCCATTTTATCCAGTATGTTGTGAATTTCTTTCATAAACCATTCCCATTTCAAAAGGTTGTCCGGTTTGCCAGAAGATCAGAGGCAAGCCCGCTGAGTCCTAATAAGATTTGCTGAATTCGCTGGTCGGCCAGTTCATAATGAATAAACGGCCCCTCCCTTTCCACTTTAACCATCAGGCACCGCTTCAATTCCTTTAAATGGTGGGAAACCAGCGGCTGGGAAATGCCCAGTTCCTCAACAATTGCCGAAACGGTCTTTTTCCCTTTGGCCAAGAACAGGATAATTCTCAAACGATTTTCGTCCGACATGGCTTTTGCCAGCATTGCCGCGCCGTTAAGATTCGCCTCTTTTGAATAATCCGCTTGTGACATATCCCAACAGTCCTTTTTCGAAAACTATGGCCGGCAAACCTGATGAGCAGGTAATAACTCGTTACAGCATCAGGTCCACCTAGTAAAATCAATAGGTTACAGGGCAATAACCCGGTGAACGAGTGGTTTTTAACGAACTCATCAAACCTCCAATGAATAATTTGCAGCCATCCATATAAATATATGTTTATATGTTTGTTCGGGCCCTGTCAAGTTTTTATTGACAAAAAAAAC
This genomic window from Pseudomonadota bacterium contains:
- a CDS encoding DsrE family protein; amino-acid sequence: MGKKFVLIITHSTDDHDRANAAIAMAVSLLSEEADLVIFFIFEGAMLAKKGVVETIEGKNFAPVRDLFPTLLEEKVPLFLCGACAKTYNITEDDLVEGVKIVHIPTIAGEMMDRETITL
- a CDS encoding DsrE/DsrF/DrsH-like family protein, giving the protein MTVHKKASIMIFHDELCQVFNGLMTALSLQRAGAEVTVFFGSRGINAVHKEKIKELKCLPDQPEAEQQKVMARMEQMNLPMPEDMLLMLHMEGARLLACPLNKNVFEFRDDDFVEGVVLADPETYYTDIVMLADMNLVF
- a CDS encoding metalloregulator ArsR/SmtB family transcription factor; this encodes MSQADYSKEANLNGAAMLAKAMSDENRLRIILFLAKGKKTVSAIVEELGISQPLVSHHLKELKRCLMVKVEREGPFIHYELADQRIQQILLGLSGLASDLLANRTTF